One window of Chryseobacterium indologenes genomic DNA carries:
- a CDS encoding glycoside hydrolase family 97 protein: MKKITVGALLLSMMFTGVKAQSLKSPDGKFEMNFQLKEGVPYYNLKYNGAVVVEDSKLGLRLFKDTAIKFASEIAKSEDAKYDLNSGFAKTYEKRDSKNETWQPVLGEKKNYINNYNELAVTLNQASTDRSIVVKFRLFNDGLGFRYEFPQQKNLNYFVIREEDSEIDFPTDMKAWWMVADYDSQEYQYQETKVSEIPAKWDKAYDANTSQSLVKNAVQSPLMLKKEGKEPLYINVAEAAVLDYPASHLEVDAQNYKFKTHLTADRQGAKGYIQTPSVTPWRTIIVAPKAEQVMDSKMIFNLNEPTKYTDTSYIHPTKYMGVWWEMIIGKSQWAYSTAENVHLGKTDFAKLTPNGKHAANNTKVKEYIDFAAENGFQGLLIEGWNIGWEDWFGHSKEFVFDFITPYPDFDIKMLNEYAHSKGIKLIMHHETSGSATNYERWADKAFQTMNKYGYDAVKTGYVGDIIPRGEHHYSQWTINHFYRIAEKANDYKIMVNSHESVRPTGESRTYPNYISAEAARGTEYEAFGGNKPDHQTVLPFTRWMGGSMDYTPGIFQTKLDYYFPGDNRFVKTTLVKQLALYVTMYMPLQMAADLPENYKKHMDAFQFIKDVAADWDDTKILSAEPGDYVITARKAKGTENWFVGGITDENKREYTVDFSFLDKGKKYEATIYEDGKDADYIDNPQSYNIYKKEITGKSKINFKMARSGGFAISIKPVK, translated from the coding sequence ATGAAGAAAATTACAGTTGGAGCGCTTTTGCTCTCAATGATGTTTACAGGTGTGAAAGCCCAATCTTTAAAATCTCCGGATGGAAAATTTGAAATGAATTTCCAGTTGAAAGAAGGAGTACCTTACTATAACCTGAAGTACAACGGTGCAGTAGTAGTTGAAGATTCTAAATTGGGATTGCGATTATTTAAAGACACAGCCATAAAATTCGCTTCTGAGATAGCCAAATCAGAAGATGCAAAATACGACCTGAACAGCGGTTTTGCAAAGACATATGAAAAAAGAGACTCTAAAAATGAAACCTGGCAACCGGTTTTAGGAGAAAAGAAAAATTATATCAATAATTATAACGAACTGGCAGTTACCCTGAATCAGGCTTCTACAGACAGAAGTATTGTGGTAAAATTCAGATTGTTCAATGATGGTTTAGGATTCCGATATGAATTTCCTCAGCAAAAGAATCTGAATTATTTCGTGATCAGAGAAGAAGACTCTGAAATTGATTTCCCTACCGATATGAAGGCATGGTGGATGGTTGCAGATTATGATTCTCAGGAATACCAGTATCAGGAAACAAAAGTTTCTGAAATTCCGGCAAAATGGGATAAAGCGTACGATGCAAACACTTCCCAGTCATTGGTGAAAAATGCAGTTCAGTCTCCTTTAATGCTTAAAAAAGAAGGAAAAGAGCCTTTGTATATCAATGTTGCCGAAGCTGCCGTATTAGATTATCCGGCTTCCCATCTGGAAGTAGATGCTCAGAACTATAAGTTTAAAACGCATTTGACTGCTGACAGACAAGGAGCGAAAGGATATATTCAGACACCGTCAGTAACGCCTTGGAGAACAATTATTGTAGCTCCGAAAGCAGAGCAGGTAATGGATTCTAAAATGATCTTTAACCTTAATGAGCCTACAAAATATACTGATACTTCTTACATTCACCCTACAAAATATATGGGAGTTTGGTGGGAAATGATTATCGGGAAATCACAATGGGCGTATTCCACAGCGGAAAATGTACATTTAGGTAAAACTGATTTCGCCAAATTAACTCCAAACGGAAAACACGCAGCCAACAATACAAAAGTTAAAGAATATATTGACTTTGCTGCAGAAAACGGTTTCCAGGGATTATTGATTGAAGGGTGGAATATTGGTTGGGAAGACTGGTTTGGACACTCTAAAGAATTTGTTTTTGATTTCATCACACCTTACCCGGATTTTGATATCAAAATGTTGAATGAATATGCGCACTCAAAAGGAATTAAACTGATCATGCACCATGAAACTTCAGGTTCTGCAACGAACTATGAAAGATGGGCGGATAAAGCATTCCAGACGATGAACAAATATGGATATGACGCTGTGAAAACCGGATATGTGGGAGATATCATTCCTAGAGGAGAACACCATTATTCTCAATGGACAATTAACCACTTCTATAGAATTGCAGAAAAAGCAAATGACTATAAAATCATGGTCAATTCTCATGAATCTGTACGTCCTACAGGAGAAAGCCGTACATATCCGAACTACATATCTGCAGAAGCAGCACGTGGAACAGAGTATGAAGCATTCGGAGGAAATAAACCTGATCACCAGACGGTTCTTCCGTTCACAAGATGGATGGGAGGTTCTATGGATTATACCCCGGGAATTTTCCAGACGAAGCTAGACTATTATTTCCCTGGAGATAATCGTTTTGTAAAAACTACGCTGGTAAAACAGCTTGCCCTTTATGTGACGATGTACATGCCGCTTCAGATGGCTGCAGACCTTCCTGAAAACTACAAAAAACATATGGATGCATTCCAGTTTATAAAAGATGTAGCGGCAGATTGGGATGATACAAAGATTTTATCCGCTGAGCCTGGTGATTATGTGATCACAGCAAGAAAAGCGAAAGGTACTGAAAACTGGTTTGTAGGTGGTATTACCGATGAAAACAAACGTGAGTATACCGTAGACTTCTCGTTCCTGGATAAAGGAAAAAAATATGAAGCAACGATCTATGAAGATGGAAAAGATGCTGATTATATTGATAATCCTCAAAGCTATAATATCTATAAGAAAGAGATTACAGGAAAATCAAAAATTAATTTTAAGATGGCAAGAAGCGGCGGTTTCGCAATTTCTATCAAGCCAGTAAAATAA
- a CDS encoding sterol desaturase family protein, producing MFDFSSMFHAEGPDVVYTWTIPVFAVIIFAEMAYSHFNKEKIYETKDVATNVLFALLNYGLDIIMKGFSLFVMMFFYHHRIFDWQEGILYWIAVFLAQDFAYYVHHYVDHHSRVFWAVHITHHNSDYFNISTGFRSPVFQPLYRYLFFSPLAFMGFHPWHILVAYSAIQIYGTFVHTQSIKSMGFLEYILVTPSHHRVHHACNIKYLDRNMGMGLIIWDKIFGTFEKEDPEVPVKYGIYPKMESKDPATTLFYEWRRIGKDIRQPGLSFKDRIKYLFYSPGWRHDGTGKTVKQYQKEYKHKEKLKNESTSLKEQTTDTEYQYSQLNQQAGDK from the coding sequence ATGTTTGATTTCAGTAGTATGTTCCACGCTGAGGGGCCAGATGTTGTTTACACATGGACTATTCCTGTGTTTGCTGTAATTATTTTTGCAGAAATGGCCTACAGCCACTTCAATAAAGAGAAGATTTATGAGACTAAAGATGTAGCAACCAATGTTCTTTTTGCTTTGCTCAACTATGGATTAGACATCATCATGAAAGGCTTCTCTTTGTTTGTCATGATGTTTTTTTATCATCACCGCATTTTCGACTGGCAAGAAGGAATCTTGTATTGGATTGCTGTATTCCTTGCTCAGGATTTCGCTTATTATGTTCATCATTATGTAGATCATCACTCACGTGTCTTCTGGGCTGTGCATATTACGCATCATAATTCTGATTATTTCAACATCAGTACAGGATTCAGAAGTCCTGTATTTCAGCCTTTGTACAGGTATTTGTTTTTCTCCCCGTTAGCATTCATGGGCTTTCATCCATGGCATATTCTGGTTGCGTATTCTGCGATACAGATTTATGGCACTTTTGTTCATACGCAATCTATTAAAAGCATGGGATTTTTAGAATACATTCTGGTTACTCCTTCTCATCACAGAGTACATCATGCGTGCAATATCAAATATCTAGACCGTAATATGGGAATGGGACTGATTATCTGGGATAAAATTTTTGGAACTTTTGAAAAAGAAGATCCTGAAGTTCCTGTGAAATATGGCATCTATCCTAAGATGGAGTCTAAAGATCCGGCAACTACTCTATTCTATGAATGGCGAAGAATAGGAAAAGATATCAGACAGCCGGGACTTTCTTTCAAGGACCGTATAAAGTATCTTTTCTATTCACCGGGATGGAGACATGATGGTACCGGAAAAACGGTAAAGCAGTATCAAAAGGAGTACAAGCATAAAGAAAAGCTAAAAAATGAAAGTACATCCTTAAAGGAACAGACAACCGATACTGAATATCAATATTCACAACTGAACCAACAGGCAGGAGATAAATAA
- a CDS encoding glycoside hydrolase family 13 protein: MKTIFAALALSIASAAFSQKVLERIEPAFWWKGMKNPELQILVYGKDIAHNEIVLSDGIQIKDIRKVDNPNYVFITVNTNEIGVPKFTINIKKDKKNIDSYTYELKQRESGSANRESFTSKDFMYLIMPDRFANGDEKNDSMPNLTEKANRSLPRGRHGGDLHGIVNNLDYLQNLGVTTVWLTPVNENNEKADSYHGYAQTDLYKIDARYGSNEDYKNLSKELNKRNMKLVMDYVTNHWGSSHWMIKDLPSKDWIHWFEEGENGFKRSNYKTTTQFDTNTSEIDKKYALDGWFDKSMPDINQKNPLVLKYLTQNAIWWIEYAGLGGIRVDTYPYNDKEAMAKWVKAITDEYPKFNIVGETWLYTAAQIAAWQKDSKIGEIEGYNSNLPSVMDFMLFENMPKALKEKESWDKGMIRIYDSFTSDFLYSDLKNLLVFFENHDTERWNEIFNANPNAYKMALTLISTVRGTPQIYYGSEIGMRGNKKKRGDGDIRRDFPGGWSSDKQNAFNPSAQTQEQKKFFRFTQKLLNWRKDKDVIHNGKTKNFVPQDSVFVYFRYNEKESVMVIINNNEKDQTLDLKRFAESLNGFTKGKEVISGKEISLQNSMNIPAKTPFIIELEK; this comes from the coding sequence ATGAAGACAATATTTGCAGCATTAGCCCTTTCAATAGCTTCTGCCGCCTTTTCCCAAAAAGTGTTGGAAAGGATAGAGCCGGCTTTCTGGTGGAAAGGAATGAAAAACCCCGAACTTCAGATTCTTGTGTACGGAAAAGACATTGCCCATAACGAGATTGTACTTTCAGATGGAATACAGATCAAAGACATCCGGAAAGTTGATAATCCGAATTACGTTTTTATTACAGTCAATACCAATGAAATTGGTGTTCCAAAATTTACCATCAATATAAAAAAAGATAAAAAAAATATCGATTCTTATACTTATGAACTGAAGCAGAGAGAATCCGGTTCCGCCAATCGGGAATCTTTTACATCTAAAGACTTTATGTATCTTATTATGCCTGATCGTTTTGCCAATGGTGATGAGAAGAATGATTCAATGCCCAACCTTACGGAAAAAGCAAATCGTAGTCTACCCAGGGGAAGACATGGCGGAGACCTTCATGGGATCGTTAACAATCTAGATTATCTTCAGAATCTTGGGGTAACAACTGTATGGCTTACTCCCGTAAATGAAAATAATGAAAAAGCTGATTCATATCATGGATATGCTCAAACTGACCTGTATAAAATTGATGCCCGCTATGGCTCCAACGAAGACTATAAGAATTTATCCAAAGAATTGAACAAAAGAAATATGAAACTGGTGATGGATTATGTGACCAATCACTGGGGAAGCTCGCACTGGATGATCAAAGATCTTCCTTCAAAAGACTGGATTCACTGGTTTGAGGAAGGAGAAAATGGTTTTAAACGTTCCAATTATAAAACGACAACGCAGTTTGACACCAATACTTCTGAAATTGATAAAAAATATGCACTGGATGGATGGTTTGATAAATCAATGCCCGATATCAACCAGAAAAATCCGTTAGTTTTAAAATATCTGACCCAAAATGCAATCTGGTGGATTGAATATGCAGGGTTAGGAGGTATTCGTGTAGATACCTATCCATACAATGATAAAGAAGCAATGGCAAAATGGGTCAAAGCAATCACTGATGAATATCCGAAATTCAATATTGTAGGGGAAACGTGGTTGTATACAGCCGCACAAATTGCCGCCTGGCAGAAAGATTCCAAAATTGGAGAAATAGAAGGATACAATTCAAACCTACCCTCGGTAATGGATTTTATGCTGTTTGAAAATATGCCTAAAGCTCTTAAAGAAAAAGAAAGCTGGGACAAAGGTATGATCCGTATTTATGATTCTTTTACCAGTGATTTTCTATATTCGGATCTTAAAAATCTTTTGGTTTTCTTTGAAAATCACGATACCGAAAGATGGAATGAGATTTTTAATGCCAATCCTAATGCTTATAAAATGGCACTCACCCTGATTTCAACAGTAAGAGGAACCCCACAGATATATTATGGATCAGAAATAGGAATGCGCGGAAACAAGAAGAAAAGAGGAGATGGAGATATCCGAAGAGACTTTCCCGGGGGTTGGAGCTCTGATAAACAAAATGCCTTCAATCCGTCTGCTCAGACTCAGGAACAGAAAAAATTTTTCCGGTTTACTCAAAAATTATTAAACTGGAGAAAAGACAAAGACGTGATTCATAATGGGAAAACTAAAAATTTCGTTCCTCAGGATAGTGTTTTTGTGTATTTCCGATACAATGAAAAAGAAAGTGTAATGGTCATCATCAACAATAATGAAAAAGATCAGACGTTAGACTTGAAACGATTTGCGGAATCACTTAATGGATTTACAAAAGGAAAAGAAGTAATTTCAGGAAAAGAAATTTCATTACAAAACAGTATGAATATCCCTGCAAAAACACCATTCATCATTGAACTTGAAAAATAA
- a CDS encoding nuclear transport factor 2 family protein, protein MKKLTTAYTLILFVLGFSLFNAQSKTPFEKEKTEISTMLDAFNVAAAKADYAGYFNLFADESTFIGTDATEIWNKKEFMVWAKPHFDKKKTWNFKALKRNIYFSKDGKLAWFDELLDTQMKICRGSGVVEKINGSWKVKQYVLSVTVPNEVVDKVVVEKAPIEDALIQKLKS, encoded by the coding sequence ATGAAAAAACTAACGACTGCTTATACCTTAATCCTTTTTGTACTGGGATTTTCTTTATTCAACGCTCAGTCAAAAACTCCATTTGAAAAAGAAAAAACGGAAATCAGTACAATGCTTGATGCATTCAATGTAGCGGCTGCAAAGGCGGATTACGCTGGGTATTTTAACCTCTTTGCAGACGAATCTACCTTCATTGGAACAGATGCTACCGAAATATGGAATAAAAAAGAATTCATGGTATGGGCTAAACCTCATTTTGACAAGAAAAAAACCTGGAATTTTAAAGCTCTTAAACGAAATATTTACTTCAGTAAAGATGGAAAACTGGCGTGGTTCGATGAACTATTGGATACGCAGATGAAAATATGCAGAGGTTCCGGAGTGGTAGAAAAAATCAACGGAAGCTGGAAGGTAAAACAATACGTTCTTTCTGTAACAGTTCCCAATGAGGTGGTAGATAAAGTGGTGGTAGAAAAAGCACCTATTGAAGATGCATTAATCCAAAAACTGAAATCATAA
- a CDS encoding MFS transporter: protein MAEMVGRYNSGPFGRREKPNLSMLQIINMSMGFLGIQMAFGLQNGNASRILGNLGADVHELSWFWLVAPVTGLIVQPIIGHMGDNTWSPLGRRKPYFLIGAVLCAIGLVLLPNAASVTQMFAANALLLAVIFLAMMDASVNIAMEPFRALVGDMLPKHQGTIGFSVQTILIGIGAVLGSYLPDWLTKMGISNEAPAGFVADNVIYSFYIGAGLLIISILYTIMTTREYSPQEFADFEDGKEVEKQESKFSDIFKDFAAIPTQMKKLGIVQFFSWFALFTMWVFTTSALATHHFGLSPEDTHSKAFNDAGDLTGKLFGMYNLWAIPFAFLLTPIAKLIGKKQTHALALLCGGLGLVSMYFIRDVNNLWISMIGLGFAWASILAMPYAMLIEVIPQRKMGVYMGIFNFFIVIPQIINGLFGGPVVSGIFGKQAMDYVVVGGVCMLIGAVVTMIFVKSEDETPKEIEEEIKQVHF, encoded by the coding sequence ATGGCAGAAATGGTGGGGAGATATAATTCGGGACCATTTGGACGAAGAGAAAAGCCAAATTTATCCATGCTCCAGATTATTAATATGAGTATGGGATTCCTTGGAATTCAAATGGCATTCGGGTTACAAAATGGAAATGCAAGCCGTATTCTGGGTAATTTAGGAGCTGATGTTCATGAATTATCCTGGTTCTGGCTCGTTGCTCCCGTTACAGGACTCATTGTTCAGCCTATTATCGGGCATATGGGAGACAATACCTGGAGTCCGTTGGGAAGAAGAAAACCTTACTTTTTAATTGGAGCTGTTTTGTGCGCTATAGGGCTGGTACTTCTTCCGAATGCTGCATCTGTTACCCAGATGTTTGCCGCCAATGCTCTTCTGTTAGCAGTGATATTTCTCGCGATGATGGATGCTTCGGTGAATATCGCAATGGAACCTTTCCGGGCTTTGGTAGGAGATATGCTTCCCAAACATCAGGGGACAATAGGATTTTCGGTGCAGACAATCCTGATTGGAATTGGAGCTGTATTGGGCTCTTATCTGCCGGATTGGTTAACGAAAATGGGGATTTCCAACGAAGCCCCGGCAGGATTTGTAGCAGATAATGTGATTTACTCCTTTTATATTGGTGCCGGATTGCTTATCATCTCAATTTTGTATACCATAATGACAACCAGAGAATATTCTCCGCAGGAATTCGCTGATTTTGAAGATGGAAAGGAAGTAGAAAAACAGGAATCTAAGTTTTCAGATATTTTCAAAGATTTTGCAGCAATTCCTACACAGATGAAGAAGCTGGGAATTGTTCAGTTCTTTTCATGGTTTGCCTTATTTACCATGTGGGTATTTACTACCAGTGCGCTGGCAACCCATCATTTTGGACTTTCCCCGGAAGATACCCACTCCAAAGCATTTAATGATGCGGGTGATCTTACCGGAAAACTTTTCGGAATGTACAATCTTTGGGCGATTCCGTTTGCCTTTCTGTTGACACCTATTGCTAAACTTATTGGTAAAAAACAGACCCATGCATTAGCTTTGCTGTGTGGAGGTTTGGGTCTTGTTTCAATGTATTTTATTAGAGATGTCAACAATTTATGGATCTCAATGATCGGTTTAGGGTTTGCCTGGGCAAGTATTCTGGCAATGCCTTATGCTATGCTTATTGAGGTGATTCCACAGAGAAAAATGGGGGTCTATATGGGGATTTTCAATTTCTTTATTGTCATTCCGCAGATCATCAATGGTTTATTCGGAGGTCCGGTAGTAAGTGGTATTTTCGGAAAACAGGCGATGGATTATGTTGTTGTTGGAGGTGTTTGTATGCTGATAGGAGCTGTAGTAACTATGATTTTTGTTAAATCTGAAGATGAAACTCCTAAAGAAATTGAAGAGGAGATCAAGCAAGTACATTTTTAA
- a CDS encoding pirin family protein: protein MKTVYHKADSRGHANHGWLNSYHTFSFANYQNRDRTNFGVLRVLNDDTVSQGMGFGTHPHRDMEIISIPLEGDLEHKDSMGTTAVIRKGEIQVMSAGTGVKHSEYNKNKDEEVKFLQIWVFPRELDVEPRYDQKSIKEGEKINGFQQILSPDKNDEGVWIHQDAWFNIANFTKGNGKNYMLNKKGNGVYAFVLKGSAKIGDRVLNERDGLGIWDTQSFNIEAVEDTEVLLMEVPMELPSYLK from the coding sequence ATGAAAACAGTATATCATAAAGCAGATTCAAGAGGCCATGCCAATCACGGATGGTTAAATTCTTACCATACATTCAGTTTTGCCAACTATCAAAACAGGGACAGAACCAACTTTGGTGTTCTGAGAGTATTGAACGATGATACCGTTTCTCAGGGAATGGGTTTCGGAACACATCCACACAGAGATATGGAAATTATATCCATTCCTTTGGAAGGAGATCTTGAACACAAAGATTCAATGGGAACTACAGCAGTAATCAGAAAGGGAGAAATCCAAGTGATGAGCGCCGGAACGGGTGTGAAACACAGTGAATACAATAAAAATAAAGATGAAGAGGTAAAATTCCTTCAGATCTGGGTTTTCCCAAGAGAACTGGATGTTGAACCCAGATATGACCAGAAAAGCATTAAGGAAGGTGAAAAGATCAATGGTTTTCAACAGATTTTATCTCCTGATAAAAATGATGAAGGAGTTTGGATTCACCAGGATGCATGGTTTAATATTGCCAACTTTACAAAAGGAAACGGCAAAAATTATATGCTCAACAAAAAAGGGAACGGAGTCTATGCATTTGTTTTAAAAGGAAGTGCAAAAATCGGTGACCGTGTTTTGAATGAAAGAGATGGATTGGGAATCTGGGATACCCAGAGTTTTAATATTGAAGCAGTAGAAGACACTGAAGTATTATTAATGGAAGTCCCAATGGAACTGCCGTCTTATCTTAAATAA
- a CDS encoding NADPH-dependent FMN reductase, translating into MKILAIAGSNSDVSMNKQLVAYASTLFENAEVEVVDLNPFEMPIYKHERELAGGVPQEAHDFAAKIDGANVLLVALAEHNGTYSTAFKNVFDWVSRIKDRTVWNEVPMLLMSTSPGGRGGAGVLEAASKRFPFHGGNVVETFSLPFFNDNFDKATQKISNEEKINELKEKIKKIAAIETILEK; encoded by the coding sequence ATGAAAATTTTAGCAATAGCAGGAAGTAACTCAGACGTTTCAATGAACAAGCAGTTGGTTGCATACGCATCAACATTATTTGAAAATGCAGAAGTAGAAGTAGTAGATCTGAATCCTTTCGAAATGCCAATCTATAAGCATGAAAGAGAATTGGCTGGCGGTGTTCCTCAGGAAGCTCATGACTTTGCTGCCAAAATTGATGGTGCCAATGTACTATTGGTGGCTTTGGCAGAACACAACGGAACCTATTCTACAGCATTTAAAAATGTGTTCGACTGGGTATCAAGAATCAAAGACAGAACGGTTTGGAACGAAGTACCAATGCTATTGATGTCTACATCTCCGGGAGGTAGAGGTGGAGCAGGTGTTTTAGAAGCTGCATCAAAGCGTTTTCCTTTTCACGGAGGAAATGTGGTGGAAACTTTTTCACTGCCTTTCTTTAATGATAATTTTGATAAAGCAACTCAAAAGATTTCTAATGAAGAGAAAATCAATGAGTTAAAAGAAAAGATCAAGAAGATTGCGGCTATTGAAACTATCCTTGAAAAATAG
- the purM gene encoding phosphoribosylformylglycinamidine cyclo-ligase, with product MSNTYKSAGVDKEEGYKTVDKIKKAVGETHNSNVLNHLGSFGAFYEIGGYKNPVLVSGTDGVGTKLKVALDTKKYDSIGVDCFAMCANDILCHGAKPLFFLDYLACGKLDSEIAAEIVLGMVAACKDNNCALIGGETAEMPGMYQPGDYDVAGFCVGIVEKDQIIDGSTIKAGNKIIALPSSGFHSNGFSLVRKVFPNFEEEFEGKPLYETLLVPTRLYYKDIHKVLEEVKVSGIAHITGGGLYENVPRIIPEGLCASIDESKIRIPSVMLELEKRGGVKREEMHGTFNMGVGMVIVVDAEHAEKVLHLLDDAYEIGEITEGAEKINLKF from the coding sequence ATGAGCAACACTTACAAATCAGCAGGAGTAGACAAAGAAGAAGGATACAAAACGGTTGACAAGATCAAAAAAGCGGTCGGTGAAACCCACAATTCCAATGTACTGAATCACTTGGGAAGTTTTGGTGCTTTCTATGAGATCGGTGGATACAAAAATCCGGTTCTTGTATCAGGAACAGATGGAGTAGGAACAAAGCTGAAAGTAGCTTTAGATACTAAAAAATATGACTCCATTGGTGTAGATTGTTTCGCAATGTGTGCCAATGATATCCTTTGCCACGGAGCAAAACCTTTATTTTTCCTTGATTATCTCGCTTGCGGAAAGCTTGATTCAGAAATCGCAGCAGAAATTGTTTTAGGAATGGTGGCTGCCTGTAAAGATAACAACTGTGCATTGATTGGTGGAGAGACTGCAGAAATGCCGGGAATGTACCAGCCTGGAGATTATGATGTTGCAGGATTCTGTGTGGGAATTGTAGAAAAAGATCAGATCATTGACGGTTCTACGATCAAGGCAGGTAACAAAATTATTGCATTACCAAGCTCAGGATTCCACTCGAACGGATTCTCATTAGTAAGAAAAGTATTCCCGAATTTTGAAGAAGAGTTTGAAGGAAAACCATTATATGAAACCCTTTTAGTGCCTACAAGACTATACTATAAAGATATTCATAAAGTACTGGAAGAAGTAAAAGTAAGCGGAATTGCTCACATTACAGGAGGTGGTCTTTACGAAAACGTTCCAAGAATCATTCCTGAAGGACTTTGTGCTTCTATTGACGAATCAAAAATCAGAATTCCTAGCGTGATGCTTGAGCTTGAAAAGAGAGGTGGGGTGAAACGTGAAGAAATGCACGGAACATTCAATATGGGTGTTGGGATGGTAATCGTTGTAGATGCTGAACATGCTGAAAAAGTATTGCACCTTTTGGATGATGCTTACGAAATCGGAGAAATCACTGAAGGAGCAGAGAAAATCAATTTAAAATTTTAG
- the purN gene encoding phosphoribosylglycinamide formyltransferase, whose protein sequence is MKNIVVLVSGSGTNLQRIIDTIDTGEIQNAKVSLVVADRECFGLERAKNHNIENILIPRGKNFSSELAKVIPENTDLIVLAGFLSILKSEFCENWNGKIINIHPALLPKFGGKGMWGMNVHNAVIEAKEVESGATVHFVTPGIDEGEAILQKSFEVTAEDTPETLAQKVHQIEYEIFPIAINKVLGNK, encoded by the coding sequence ATGAAGAACATCGTTGTACTCGTATCCGGTTCAGGAACCAATCTGCAGAGAATCATTGATACCATTGACACTGGGGAAATCCAGAATGCAAAAGTATCTTTGGTAGTGGCAGACAGAGAATGTTTCGGATTGGAAAGAGCAAAGAATCATAATATAGAAAACATACTGATTCCAAGAGGAAAGAATTTCAGCAGTGAATTGGCTAAAGTAATCCCGGAAAATACTGATCTTATCGTATTGGCAGGATTTTTATCCATTTTAAAATCTGAATTCTGTGAAAACTGGAATGGTAAAATAATCAATATTCATCCTGCTTTGCTTCCGAAATTCGGAGGAAAAGGAATGTGGGGAATGAACGTTCATAATGCAGTAATAGAAGCTAAAGAAGTAGAGAGTGGAGCCACTGTACATTTTGTAACGCCGGGCATTGATGAGGGAGAAGCCATACTTCAGAAATCTTTTGAAGTAACCGCTGAAGATACTCCGGAAACATTGGCTCAGAAGGTTCACCAGATTGAATATGAAATATTCCCGATAGCGATCAATAAAGTTTTGGGGAATAAGTAA